A part of Phoenix dactylifera cultivar Barhee BC4 chromosome 2, palm_55x_up_171113_PBpolish2nd_filt_p, whole genome shotgun sequence genomic DNA contains:
- the LOC103719477 gene encoding mitochondrial import inner membrane translocase subunit TIM23-1-like: MADPRIYGGDDPDRRQEPGRRLYNPYQDLQIPYRNLYDLPTSPEFLFQEESVAQRRSWGENLTYYTGIGYLTGAVAGASLGLHRALRAAEPGDTPKIRVNRILNSSGQDGRRIGNRLGVLGLLYAGMESGMVAARDTDDWINSVTAGLGTGALFKAANGPRSAAVAGAIGGLMVGAAVAGKQALKRYVPI; this comes from the coding sequence GAGACGACCCCGATCGCCGGCAGGAGCCCGGCCGGAGGCTCTACAACCCCTACCAGGACCTCCAGATCCCCTACCGGAACCTCTACGACCTCCCCACCTCGCCGGAGTTCCTTTTCCAGGAGGAGTCCGTTGCCCAGCGCCGCTCCTGGGGCGAGAACCTCACCTACTACACCGGCATCGGCTACCTCACCGGCGCCGTTGCCGGCGCCTCCCTCGGCCTCCACCGCGCCCTCCGCGCCGCCGAACCTGGCGACACCCCCAAGATCCGCGTCAACCGCATCCTCAATTCATCCGGCCAGGACGGCCGCCGGATCGGAAACCGCCTCGGCGTGCTCGGCCTCCTGTATGCAGGGATGGAGAGCGGGATGGTCGCTGCTAGGGATACTGATGACTGGATCAACAGCGTGACTGCTGGGCTCGGCACCGGGGCCCTGTTCAAGGCCGCGAATGGGCCGCGTTCGGCGGCTGTCGCTGGCGCCATCGGGGGGTTGATGGTGGGAGCTGCTGTCGCTGGGAAGCAGGCGCTGAAGAGATATGTACCTATCTAG